A genomic window from Fusarium falciforme chromosome 2, complete sequence includes:
- a CDS encoding T-complex protein 1 subunit epsilon, producing MDSLNLDVSNAAVMKDEQGRPFIVVRDQGKKKRQFGNEAVKSHILAARTVANIIKTSLGPRGLDKILISPDGDITVTNDGATILQQMEITNHVAKLLVELSKSQDDEIGDGTTGVVVLAGALLEQAADLIDKGIHPIRIADGYDQACDIAVAELDKISDTIEFSREETANLVKVARTSLGSKIVSKAHDQFANIAVDAVLSVADLERKDVDFELIKVDGKVGGALEDTLLVKGVIIDKDFSHPQMPSEVHDAKIAILTCAFEPPKPKTKHHLDITSVEEFKKLQNYEKDKFIEMIQQIKDTGANLAICQWGFDDEANHLLLQNELPAVRWVGGPEIELIAIATNGRIVPRFEDLTAEKLGTAGVVREMSFGTTREKMLVIEECANTRAVTVFVRGSNKMIIDEAKRSLHDALCVVRNLVRDNRVVYGGGAAEIACSLAVEDEAVKTPGLEQYAMRAFSEALDTVPMTLAENSGLNPIATLAEVKSQQVKAGAEGRGKLGVDCMGRGNNDMKDAFVIDPLIGKKQQLQLATQLCRMVLKVNNVIVSGADENDF from the exons ATGGATTCGTTGA ATTTGGATGTGTCGAACG CGGCCGTTATGAAGGATGAGCAGGGTCGCCCCTTCATCGTCGTTAGAGA tcaggggaagaagaagcgccaGTTTGGCAACGAAGCCGTCAAGTCCCACATCCTCGCCGCCCGCACCGTCGCAAACATTATCAAGACCTCTCTTGGTCCTCGTGGActcgacaagatcctcatcTCGCCTGACGGAGACATTACCGTGACGAACGATGGTGCCACCATTCTACAACAGATGGAGATTACCAACCACGTTGCCAAGCTATTAGTTGAGCTGTCCAAGTCGCAGGATGATGAGATTGGTGATGGTACCACCGGTGTTGTTGTCCTCGCTGGTGCTCTTCTGGAGCAGGCTGCCGACCTGATCGACAAGGGCATCCACCCCATCCGAATCGCCGACGGTTACGACCAGGCCTGCGATATCGCTGTTGCTGAGCTTGACAAGATCTCGGATACGATCGAGTTCTCGCGCGAGGAGACGGCCAACCTTGTCAAGGTTGCACGAACCAGTCTGGGAAGCAAGATTGTGTCCAAGGCCCATGACCAGTTTGCCAACATCGCTGTTGACGCTGTCCTCTCCGTTGCCGACCTCGAGCGAAAAGACGTCGACTTCGAGCTGATCAAGGTGGACGGCAAGGTCGGAGGTGCCCTTGAGGATaccctcctcgtcaaggGTGTCATTATCGACAAGGACTTCTCTCACCCCCAGATGCCTTCGGAAGTGCACGACGCCAAGATTGCCATCCTTACTTGCGCCTTTGAgccccccaagcccaagaccaagcacCACCTCGACATCACCAGCGTCGAGGAGTTCAAGAAGCTGCAAAACTACGAGAAGGACAAGTTTATCGAGATGATCCAGCAGATCAAGGATACAGGTGCCAACCTGGCAATCTGCCAGTGGGGCTTTGATGATGAGGCCaaccatctcctcctccagaacgAGCTGCCCGCTGTTCGATGGGTGGGTGGACCTGAGATTGAGCTGATTGCCATTGCCACCAATGGCCGAATAGTTCCTCGATTCGAGGATCTTACCGCGGAGAAGCTGGGCACTGCCGGTGTTGTACGGGAGATGTCTTTCGGCACAACACGAGAGAAGATGCTGGTTATTGAGGAGTGTGCCAACACCCGTGCCGTGACTGTCTTTGTCCGCGGCAGCAACAAGATG ATTATCGATGAGGCTAAGCGATCTCTGCACGATGCCCTCTGCGTGGTGCGAAACCTTGTCCGCGATAACCGAGTTGTGtacggtggtggtgctgccgAGATTGCCTGCTCTCTGGCtgtcgaggacgaggctgtcaagaccCCTGGACTTGAGCAGTACGCCATGCGCGCCTTTTCTGAGGCTCTTGACACCGTCCCCATGACCCTGGCTGAGAACAGTGGTCTCAACCCTATTGCTACTCTTGCTGAAGTCAAGAGTCagcaggtcaaggctggcgCCGAGGGCCGTGGAAAGCTGGGTGTCGACTGCATGGGACGAGGCAACAACGACATGAAGGATGCGTTTGTCATTGACCCGTTGATTggcaagaagcagcagcttcAGCTGGCGACACAATTATGTcgcatggtgttg